A genomic segment from Leopardus geoffroyi isolate Oge1 chromosome A2, O.geoffroyi_Oge1_pat1.0, whole genome shotgun sequence encodes:
- the DAPK3 gene encoding death-associated protein kinase 3: MSTFRQEDVEDYYEMGEELGSGQFAIVRKCRQKGTGKEYAAKFIKKRRLSSSRRGVSREEIEREVNILREIRHPNIITLHDIFENKTDVVLILELVSGGELFDFLAEKESLTEDEATQFLKQILDGVHYLHSKRIAHFDLKPENIMLLDKNVPNPRIKLIDFGIAHKIEAGNEFKNIFGTPEFVAPEIVNYEPLGLEADMWSIGVITYILLSGASPFLGETKQETLTNISAVNYDFDEEYFSNTSELAKDFIRRLLVKDPKRRMTIAQSLEHSWIKAIRRRNVRREDGGRKPERRRLKTARLKEYTIKSHSSMPPNNTYVSFERFSKVLEEVAAAEEGLRGLEHSRRLFHEDIEALTAIYEEKEAWYREENESIGQDLRRLRQELHKTEALRRQAQEEAKGALLGASGLKRRFSRLENRYEALAKQVASEMRFVQDLVCAMGQEKLQAGGCGLR, encoded by the exons ATGTCAACATTCAGGCAGGAAGATGTGGAGGACTACTATGAGATGGGGGAGGAGCTGGGCag CGGCCAGTTTGCCATTGTGCGGAAATGCCGGCAGAAGGGCACCGGGAAGGAGTACGCGGCCAAGTTCATCAAGAAGCGTCGCCTGTCGTCCAGCCGGCGGGGGGTCAGCCGGGAGGAGATCGAGCGGGAGGTGAACATCCTGCGGGAGATCCGGCACCCCAACATCATCACGCTGCACGACATCTTCGAGAACAAGACGGATGTGGTGCTCATCCTGGAGCTGGTCTCGGGCGGGGAGCTCTTCGACTTCCTGGCGGAGAAGGAGTCGCTGACGGAGGACGAGGCCACCCAGTTCCTCAAGCAGATCCTGGACGGCGTCCACTACCTGCACTCGAAGCGCATCGCCCACTTCGACCTCAAG CCAGAGAACATCATGCTGCTGGACAAGAACGTGCCCAACCCACGCATCAAGCTCATCGACTTCGGCATCGCCCACAAGATCGAGGCGGGGAACGAGTTCAAGAACATCTTCGGCACCCCCGAGTTCGTGG CTCCCGAGATCGTCAACTACGAGCCCCTGGGTCTGGAGGCAGACATGTG GAGCATTGGTGTCATCACCTACATCCT TCTGAGCGGCGCCTCCCCGTTCCTGGGCGAGACGAAGCAGGAGACCCTGACCAACATCTCGGCCGTGAACTACGACTTCGACGAGGAGTACTTCAGCAACACCAGTGAGCTGGCCAAGGACTTCATCCGCCGGCTGCTTGTCAAAGACCCCAA GAGAAGAATGACCAtcgcccagagcctggagcattCCTGGATCAAG GCGATCCGGCGGCGGAACGTGCGGCGGGAGGACGGCGGCCGGAAGCCGGAGAGGCGGCGCCTGAAGACGGCGCGCCTCAAGGAGTACACCATCAAGTCGCACTCGAGCATGCCCCCCAACAACACGTACGTCAGCTTCGAGCGCTTCTCCAAGGTGCTGGAGGAGGTGGCCGCGGCGGAGGAGGGCCTGCGCGGCCTGGAGCACAGCCGGCGCCTGTTCCACGAGGACATCGAGGCGCTGACGGCCATCTACGAGGAGAAGGAGGCCTGGTACCGGGAGGAGAACGAGAGCATCGGCCAGGACCTGCGGCGGCTGCGGCAGGAGCTGCACAAGACCGAGGCGCTGCGGCGGCAGGCCCAGGAGGAGGCCAAGGGCGCCCTGCTGGGGGCCAGCGGGCTCAAGCGCCGCTTCAGCCGCCTGGAGAACCGCTACGAGGCCCTGGCCAAGCAGGTGGCCTCCGAGATGCGCTTCGTGCAGGACCTGGTGTGCGCCATGGGGCAGGAGAAGCTGCAGGCCGGGGGTTGCGGCCTCCGCTAG
- the EEF2 gene encoding elongation factor 2 → MVNFTVDQIRAIMDKKANIRNMSVIAHVDHGKSTLTDSLVCKAGIIASARAGETRFTDTRKDEQERCITIKSTAISLFYELSENDLNFIKQSKDGSGFLINLIDSPGHVDFSSEVTAALRVTDGALVVVDCVSGVCVQTETVLRQAIAERIKPVLMMNKMDRALLELQLEPEELYQTFQRIVENVNVIISTYGEGESGPMGNIMIDPVLGTVGFGSGLHGWAFTLKQFAEMYVAKFAAKGEGQLGPAERAKKVEDMMKKLWGDRYFDPANGKFSKSATSPDGKKLPRTFCQLILDPIFKVFVAIMNFKKEETAKLIEKLDIKLDSEDKDKEGKPLLKAVMRRWLPAGDALLQMITIHLPSPVTAQKYRCELLYEGPPDDEAAMGIKSCDPKGPLMMYISKMVPTSDKGRFYAFGRVFSGLVSTGLKVRIMGPNYTPGKKEDLYLKPIQRTILMMGRYVEPIEDVPCGNIVGLVGVDQFLVKTGTITTFEHAHNMRVMKFSVSPVVRVAVEAKNPADLPKLVEGLKRLAKSDPMVQCIIEESGEHIIAGAGELHLEICLKDLEEDHACIPIKKSDPVVSYRETVSEESNVLCLSKSPNKHNRLYMKARPFPDGLAEDIDKGEVSARQELKQRARYLAEKYEWDVAEARKIWCFGPDGTGPNVLTDITKGVQYLNEIKDSVVAGFQWATKEGALCEENMRGVRFDVHDVTLHADAIHRGGGQIIPTARRCLYASVLTAQPRLMEPIYLVEIQCPEQVVGGIYGVLNRKRGHVFEESQVAGTPMFVVKAYLPVNESFGFTADLRSNTGGQAFPQCVFDHWQILPGDPFDNTSRPSQVVAETRKRKGLKEGIPALDNFLDKL, encoded by the exons ATG gtgaaCTTCACAGTAGATCAGATCCGGGCCATCATGGACAAGAAGGCCAACATCCGAAACATGTCCGTCATCGCCCACGTGGACCACGGCAAGTCCACGCTGACGGACTCGCTGGTGTGCAAGGCTGGTATCATCGCCTCCGCCCGCGCCGGGGAGACCCGCTTCACCGACACCCGGAAGGACGAGCAGGAGCGGTGCATCACCATTAAGTCAAC GGCTATCTCCCTTTTCTATGAGCTTTCGGAGAACGACTTGAACTTTATCAAGCAGAGCAAGGATGGCTCCGGCTTTCTCATCAACCTCATCGACTCACCTGGGCACGTAGACTTCTCCTCAGAGGTGACCGCCGCTCTCCGTGTCACCGACGGTGCCTTGGTGGTGGTGGACTGTGTGTCTG gtgtgtgtgtgcagacgGAGACGGTGCTGCGGCAGGCTATTGCCGAGCGCATCAAGCCGGTGCTGATGATGAACAAGATGGACCGGGCCCTGCTCGAGCTGCAGCTGGAGCCTGAGGAGCTCTACCAGACCTTCCAGCGCATCGTGGAGAACGTCAACGTCATCATTTCCACCTATGGGGAGGGCGAGAGCGGCCCCATGGGCAACATCATG ATCGACCCCGTACTTGGGACTGTGGGCTTTGGGTCGGGACTCCACGGCTGGGCCTTCACCCTGAAGCAGTTTGCAGAGATGTATGTGGCCAAGTTTGCTGCCAAGGGTGAGGGCCAGCTGGGGCCTGCTGAGCGGGCCAAGAAAGTGGAGGACATGATGAAGAAGCTGTGGGGTGACCG GTATTTTGATCCAGCCAACGGCAAATTTAGCAAGTCCGCCACCAGTCCTGATGGCAAGAAGCTGCCACGGACGTTCTGCCAGCTCATCTTGGACCCTATCTTTAAG GTATTCGTTGCGATCATGAATTTCAAGAAGGAGGAGACTGCAAAGCTGATTGAAAAGCTGGACATCAAGTTGGACAgcgaagacaaagacaaagaaggcaAACCACTTTTGAAG GCTGTGATGCGCCGCTGGCTACCTGCTGGGGACGCCCTGCTGCAGATGATCACCATCCACCTGCCTTCCCCCGTGACGGCCCAGAAGTACCGCTGCGAGCTCCTGTACGAGGGGCCCCCGGACGACGAGGCAGCCATGG GCATCAAAAGCTGTGACCCCAAAGGCCCCCTGATGATGTACATTTCCAAGATGGTGCCGACCTCTGACAAAGGTCGATTCTATGCCTTCGGCCGCGTATTCTCGGGGCTGGTGTCCACTGGCCTAAAGGTCAGGATCATGGGACCCAACTACACACCTGGGAAGAAGGAGGACCTGTACCTGAAGCCCATCCAGAG AACAATCCTGATGATGGGCCGTTACGTGGAGCCCATCGAAGATGTGCCTTGTGGGAACATCGTGGGCCTGGTGGGCGTGGATCAGTTCCTGGTGAAGACTGGCACCATCACCACCTTCGAGCATGCCCACAACATGCGGGTGATGAAGTTCAGCGTGAGCCCCGTTGTCCGGGTTGCCGTGGAGGCCAAGAATCCGGCCGACCTGCCCAAGCTAGTGGAGGGCTTGAAACGCCTGGCCAAGTCGGACCCCATGGTGCAG TGCATCATCGAGGAGTCAGGGGAGCACATCATCGCGGGGGCTGGCGAGCTGCACCTAGAGATCTGTCTGAAGGACCTGGAGGAGGACCACGCGTGTATCCCCATCAAG AAATCCGACCCTGTGGTGTCCTATCGGGAGACGGTCAGCGAGGAGTCGAACGTGCTCTGCCTGTCCAAGTCCCCGAACAAGCACAACCGGCTGTACATGAAGGCGCGGCCTTTCCCCGACGGCCTGGCCGAGGACATTGACAAGGGCGAGGTGTCCGCCCGCCAGGAGCTCAAGCAGCGGGCCCGCTATCTGGCCGAGAAGTACGAGTGGGACGTGGCAGAGGCCCGTAAGATATGGTGCTTTGGGCCCGACGGCACCGGCCCCAACGTCCTCACCGACATCACCAAGGGTGTGCAGTACCTCAATGAGATCAAGGACAGCGTGGTAGCTGGCTTCCAGTGGGCCACCAAAGAG GGAGCCCTGTGCGAGGAGAACATGCGGGGCGTGCGCTTCGACGTCCACGACGTGACCTTGCACGCGGATGCCATCCACCGTGGCGGCGGCCAGATCATCCCCACTGCCCGGCGCTGTCTCTATGCCAGTGTGTTGACCGCCCAGCCCCGTCTCATGGAGCCGATCTACCTTGTGGAGATTCAG TGTCCAGAACAAGTGGTTGGTGGCATCTATGGTGTCCTGAACAGAAAGCGGGGTCACGTCTTTGAGGAGTCCCAGGTGGCCGGCACCCCCATGTTTGTCGTGAAGGCCTACCTGCCTGTGAACGAGTCCTTCG GCTTCACTGCTGACCTGAGGTCCAACACCGGTGGCCAGGCCTTCCCCCAGTGCGTCTTCGACCACTGGCAGATCCTGCCCGGGGATCCCTTCGACAACACCAGCCGCCCCAGCCAGGTGGTAGCCGAAACACGCAAGCGCAAGGGCCTGAAGGAAGGCATCCCAGCCCTGGACAACTTCCTGGACAAGTTGTAG